Proteins from one Amycolatopsis benzoatilytica AK 16/65 genomic window:
- a CDS encoding polysaccharide lyase family 7 protein produces MNIRAALIGLGLTTTCVPAVAAAPAAAADCQYPAQVLDLTNWKETLPLGSAGKPTEIRQPELATYTRSPWFTATPSCAGVQFRAAVNGATTSGSKNPRSELREMTDNGQENASWSSTSGTHTMTISEAVTNLPAQRPYVVAGQIHDADDDIAVFRLEGSKLYVTNGDDSHFKLVTSDYALGTTFEAKFVVHGGQVNAYYNGVLQTTISTEFSDAYFKAGAYTQANCDNSSPCDDGNFGQVVIHQLTVTHS; encoded by the coding sequence ATGAACATCCGAGCCGCCCTGATCGGGCTGGGCTTGACCACCACGTGCGTGCCCGCGGTCGCTGCGGCACCGGCCGCCGCCGCGGACTGCCAGTACCCCGCCCAGGTCCTCGACCTGACGAACTGGAAGGAAACGCTCCCGCTCGGTTCGGCCGGCAAGCCCACCGAAATCCGGCAACCGGAGCTGGCCACCTACACGCGCTCGCCCTGGTTCACCGCCACTCCGAGCTGTGCCGGAGTGCAATTCCGAGCCGCGGTCAACGGAGCGACGACCAGCGGGTCGAAGAACCCGCGCTCCGAACTGCGCGAAATGACCGACAACGGCCAGGAGAACGCCTCCTGGTCGTCCACCTCCGGCACGCACACGATGACCATCTCCGAGGCGGTCACGAACCTCCCCGCCCAGCGCCCCTACGTGGTTGCCGGGCAGATCCACGACGCCGATGACGACATAGCAGTGTTCCGCCTCGAAGGCAGCAAGCTGTATGTCACCAACGGCGACGACAGTCACTTCAAGCTCGTCACCTCTGACTACGCCCTCGGCACGACCTTCGAGGCGAAGTTCGTCGTCCACGGCGGCCAGGTCAACGCCTACTACAACGGCGTCCTCCAGACCACCATCTCCACGGAGTTCTCCGACGCCTACTTCAAAGCGGGCGCCTACACCCAGGCCAACTGCGACAACTCATCCCCCTGCGACGACGGCAACTTCGGCCAGGTGGTGATCCACCAGCTCACCGTCACACACAGCTGA
- a CDS encoding 3-hydroxyacyl-CoA dehydrogenase — MDIAGSVALVTGGASGLGLATVRALHGAGAKVVVVDLPSSDGEAVAEELGEGVLFAAADVTSEAEVSSALDAAAALGPLRVAVNCAGIGNAIKTVGKQGPFPLPDFSKIVTVNLIGTFNVIRLAAERMSRAAAAGEERGVIVNTASVAAFDGQIGQAAYSASKGGIVGMTLPIARDLASLRIRVVTIAPGLFRTPLFASLPEETITALGAQVPHPSRLGDPAEYAALAKHIVENPMLNGETIRLDGAIRMSPR, encoded by the coding sequence ATGGATATCGCAGGTTCGGTCGCCTTGGTGACCGGTGGAGCATCCGGACTCGGGCTGGCAACGGTGCGCGCCCTGCACGGCGCGGGCGCCAAGGTCGTCGTCGTGGACCTGCCGTCGTCGGACGGGGAGGCGGTGGCCGAAGAGCTGGGCGAGGGGGTGCTGTTCGCCGCGGCGGACGTGACTAGCGAGGCCGAGGTCTCTTCGGCGCTCGACGCGGCCGCTGCGCTGGGGCCGCTGCGGGTCGCGGTCAATTGCGCGGGAATCGGCAACGCGATCAAGACAGTCGGCAAGCAGGGGCCGTTCCCGCTGCCCGATTTCTCGAAGATCGTCACCGTGAATCTGATCGGCACGTTCAACGTGATCAGGCTGGCCGCGGAACGGATGTCGCGGGCCGCCGCGGCAGGCGAGGAGCGCGGCGTCATCGTGAACACCGCCTCGGTCGCGGCGTTCGACGGGCAGATCGGCCAGGCTGCCTACTCGGCGTCGAAGGGCGGGATCGTCGGGATGACCCTGCCGATCGCCCGCGATCTGGCGAGCCTGCGGATCCGGGTCGTCACCATCGCGCCCGGGCTCTTCCGCACGCCGTTGTTCGCTTCTCTGCCGGAGGAGACCATAACGGCGCTGGGCGCCCAGGTGCCGCATCCGTCGCGGCTCGGCGATCCGGCCGAGTACGCCGCACTGGCCAAGCACATCGTGGAGAACCCGATGCTGAACGGTGAGACCATCCGGCTCGACGGAGCGATCCGGATGAGCCCTCGCTGA
- a CDS encoding LacI family DNA-binding transcriptional regulator: MHRYTGAVVTIYQVAEAAGVSPSTVSNYLNGRVGRMQAGTRTRIEQAITRLGYRPNQAARQLRTGRTRVIGLVVPSVANPFWGSFARHLEGAALAEGYRVLLCNSERDPERERSYLEELWDDGVRGVVLCSALPSLAHATAVVERGMHLVAFDRIAQPDDPPGLTDVAVDNALGMALATRHLLELGHRRFAFVSGSLRSVNRAERFRGFRGAIEAAGLSLSDFVVWPAPEAEAYGDVDLAGLGRAAVAELLARPRPPTAIVAINDLCALGVCAGVRDAGLTVGTDISVTGFDDIMLADLVAPPLTTVRQPLPQLAAAAFSQLRQRVEGETSGPGQSVLLRPDLIVRASTAPHA; encoded by the coding sequence GTGCACCGATACACTGGTGCCGTGGTGACGATCTATCAGGTGGCAGAGGCGGCCGGAGTGTCGCCGAGCACCGTTTCCAACTACCTGAACGGCCGCGTGGGGCGGATGCAGGCAGGTACGCGGACCCGGATCGAGCAGGCGATCACCCGGCTGGGTTACCGGCCGAACCAGGCCGCCCGCCAGCTGCGCACCGGCCGGACCCGGGTGATCGGACTGGTCGTGCCGTCGGTGGCCAACCCGTTCTGGGGCTCCTTCGCCCGGCATCTCGAGGGCGCTGCGCTGGCTGAGGGCTATCGCGTCCTGTTGTGCAACAGCGAGCGCGATCCCGAGAGGGAGCGCAGCTACCTGGAGGAGCTGTGGGACGACGGGGTCCGGGGCGTGGTTCTCTGTTCCGCGCTCCCGTCTCTGGCCCACGCGACGGCGGTGGTCGAGCGGGGCATGCACCTGGTGGCGTTCGACCGGATCGCGCAGCCCGACGACCCGCCGGGCCTGACCGACGTCGCGGTGGACAACGCGCTGGGGATGGCGCTGGCGACCCGGCATTTGCTCGAGCTGGGCCACCGCCGGTTCGCGTTCGTCTCCGGTTCGCTGCGCAGTGTCAACCGCGCGGAGCGGTTCCGCGGGTTCCGAGGTGCGATCGAGGCCGCCGGACTGTCCTTGTCGGACTTCGTGGTCTGGCCTGCCCCGGAAGCCGAGGCATACGGCGACGTCGACCTGGCGGGGCTCGGGCGTGCCGCGGTGGCCGAGCTGCTGGCGCGGCCTCGGCCGCCGACGGCGATCGTCGCGATCAACGACCTCTGTGCCCTCGGAGTCTGCGCTGGCGTCCGCGACGCCGGCCTGACGGTCGGCACGGACATCTCGGTTACCGGGTTCGACGACATCATGCTCGCCGACCTCGTCGCACCTCCCCTGACCACTGTCCGCCAACCTCTTCCGCAGCTCGCGGCGGCCGCGTTCAGCCAGCTTCGGCAGCGCGTCGAAGGCGAGACGTCGGGGCCGGGGCAGTCCGTTCTCCTGCGGCCCGATCTCATCGTCCGCGCCTCCACTGCTCCGCACGCTTGA
- a CDS encoding NAD(P)H-dependent flavin oxidoreductase — protein MVRTRFCDVFGVEHPIVQGGMQWVGRAGLVAAVANAGGLGFLTALTQPTPEDLAKEIARCREMTDKPFGVNLTILPSINPPPYAEYRDVIVETGVPVVETAGFNPAEHLPAFRAGGVKVLHKCTSVRHAVKAQELGVDGISIDGFECAGHPGEDDIPGLVLIPAAAEKITIPMVASGGFGDARGLVAALALGADGINMGTRFLATVEAPVHDAVKQRLVEATERDTELIFRPLRNTARVARNAVSGEVVSILGQGGQFEDVRELVAGARGRKVFETGDLDLGVWTAGLVQGVIHDVPTVAELIGRIVVEARELIAGRLAGLLN, from the coding sequence ATGGTGCGTACGAGGTTCTGCGACGTGTTCGGAGTCGAGCATCCGATCGTGCAAGGCGGCATGCAGTGGGTCGGCCGTGCGGGACTGGTGGCCGCCGTGGCGAACGCCGGCGGTCTGGGTTTCCTCACGGCGTTGACACAGCCGACGCCGGAGGACCTCGCCAAGGAGATCGCGCGGTGCCGGGAAATGACGGACAAGCCGTTCGGGGTGAACCTGACGATCCTTCCTTCGATCAATCCGCCGCCGTATGCGGAGTACCGCGACGTGATCGTGGAAACCGGAGTGCCGGTCGTGGAGACGGCCGGGTTCAATCCGGCGGAGCACCTTCCGGCGTTCCGCGCCGGCGGAGTGAAGGTGCTGCACAAGTGCACTAGCGTCCGGCACGCGGTCAAGGCGCAGGAACTCGGCGTCGACGGCATTTCCATCGACGGGTTCGAATGCGCCGGCCACCCCGGGGAGGACGACATCCCGGGACTCGTGCTCATCCCCGCCGCGGCGGAGAAGATCACGATCCCGATGGTCGCGTCGGGCGGTTTCGGGGACGCCCGCGGTCTGGTCGCGGCGCTGGCGCTCGGAGCGGACGGGATCAACATGGGCACCCGCTTCCTGGCGACTGTCGAAGCGCCGGTGCACGATGCGGTCAAGCAGCGCTTGGTGGAGGCCACCGAACGGGACACCGAGCTGATCTTCCGGCCGCTGCGCAACACCGCTCGGGTCGCGCGCAACGCGGTGAGCGGCGAGGTCGTGTCCATTCTGGGCCAGGGCGGACAGTTCGAGGACGTGCGCGAGCTGGTGGCGGGCGCGCGCGGCCGCAAGGTGTTCGAAACCGGTGATCTCGACCTGGGCGTCTGGACCGCCGGTCTCGTGCAGGGCGTCATCCACGACGTACCGACGGTCGCGGAGCTGATCGGCCGGATCGTCGTCGAGGCGCGTGAACTCATCGCGGGCCGGCTGGCCGGCCTGCTGAACTGA
- a CDS encoding TetR/AcrR family transcriptional regulator, translating into MDRRNEPTSPAGEPGSDWRVFEPLELTPILAAALEVFQENGFHGATVRDISRRVGLTVPSLYYHHESKEGIFAALLDLGTGEAAWRVRAAADAAPGRVDLQFVNVIQAIVLHMAHRRQLATLDNELRHLSPENRQHYAERRKEVENVLSGIVETGAREGIFTPKEPAETARALLGMCQAIVRWYRPDGPLTPDELAERYVDIALMTVGLSRRPGPRPPRRRKARVA; encoded by the coding sequence ATGGATCGGCGGAACGAGCCGACGAGTCCGGCCGGTGAACCGGGAAGCGACTGGCGCGTCTTCGAACCGCTCGAGCTGACGCCGATCCTGGCCGCTGCGCTCGAAGTGTTCCAGGAGAACGGCTTCCACGGCGCGACCGTGCGCGACATCTCGCGTCGCGTCGGCCTGACGGTGCCGTCGTTGTACTACCACCACGAAAGCAAGGAAGGCATCTTCGCGGCTCTGCTGGATCTCGGCACCGGGGAAGCCGCGTGGCGCGTGCGGGCCGCCGCCGACGCGGCGCCCGGCCGAGTGGACCTGCAGTTCGTCAACGTCATTCAGGCCATCGTGCTGCACATGGCCCACCGGCGGCAGCTCGCGACACTGGACAACGAACTCCGGCACCTTTCGCCGGAGAATCGCCAGCACTATGCCGAGCGCCGCAAAGAAGTCGAGAATGTGCTGAGCGGCATCGTCGAGACCGGTGCCCGAGAAGGGATCTTCACCCCTAAAGAGCCGGCGGAAACGGCTCGGGCGTTGCTCGGCATGTGCCAGGCGATCGTGCGGTGGTACCGGCCCGACGGCCCGTTGACGCCAGACGAGCTCGCGGAGCGCTACGTCGACATCGCGTTGATGACAGTCGGTCTCAGCCGTCGGCCCGGGCCTCGTCCGCCGCGCCGCCGCAAGGCTCGGGTGGCCTGA